A window from Leptospira meyeri encodes these proteins:
- a CDS encoding MATE family efflux transporter, translating into MTSASLWQDLKKALAGSEEDYTEVSIRKAVFLLSVPMVLELVLESVFAVVDIYFVGALGASAIATVGLTETYLFLLYSVAMGLSFSVTAIIARRIGEKEKDKAGIAAIQSIWIAILASVPFAIAGIFFSKELLKLMGGDEWVLTEGYHYMQWMLGGNIVIVLLFLINAVFRGAGDAAISMRVLWVSNGLNIVLDPIFIFGWGPIPAYGITGAAIATNLGRGVGVLFQLWLLFQGGKHIKILKSHLKLEWETIQGILKTSLGGIGQMIVGMTSWIFIMRILSEFGSQTVAGATIALRTMMFTMMPSWGMSNAVATLVGQNLGAGKPDRAEQSVWFTGFCNMGYLILVSIFYFFWSENLISIFSNDEEVIAIGGKWLQIVSYSYFIYAWWMAAGQAFNGAGDTITPTKINIVFFWVIQIPLAYLLGKHFDFGSTGVFWSIMISESSVGVFTLWLFTKGNWKQTKV; encoded by the coding sequence ATCAGTGTTTGCCGTTGTTGATATTTATTTTGTTGGAGCTTTGGGAGCATCGGCAATCGCAACTGTTGGTCTTACTGAAACTTATTTATTTCTATTGTATTCCGTTGCAATGGGTTTGTCTTTTTCAGTTACTGCTATCATTGCAAGGAGAATTGGAGAAAAAGAAAAAGACAAAGCAGGTATAGCGGCAATTCAATCCATCTGGATAGCCATCCTTGCTTCCGTTCCTTTTGCAATTGCTGGAATATTTTTTTCAAAAGAACTTCTCAAACTAATGGGTGGAGACGAGTGGGTTTTGACAGAAGGATACCATTATATGCAATGGATGTTAGGTGGAAATATTGTCATCGTACTTCTCTTTCTTATCAATGCGGTTTTTCGTGGAGCAGGGGATGCCGCTATTTCAATGAGAGTGTTATGGGTATCTAACGGTCTCAATATTGTTTTAGATCCTATTTTTATTTTTGGTTGGGGACCAATACCAGCTTACGGAATAACAGGTGCTGCAATTGCCACTAACCTAGGTCGTGGGGTAGGAGTTCTTTTCCAATTATGGCTGTTATTTCAAGGTGGAAAACATATCAAAATCTTGAAATCACATCTAAAATTAGAATGGGAAACCATACAGGGAATCTTAAAAACCTCACTTGGTGGGATTGGACAAATGATTGTTGGGATGACATCTTGGATCTTTATTATGAGAATACTATCGGAGTTCGGGAGTCAAACGGTTGCCGGAGCAACCATAGCATTAAGGACGATGATGTTTACCATGATGCCTTCTTGGGGGATGTCTAACGCAGTTGCTACGTTAGTTGGTCAAAACTTAGGAGCAGGTAAACCGGATCGTGCGGAACAATCCGTTTGGTTTACTGGTTTTTGTAATATGGGGTATTTAATTCTTGTATCCATTTTTTACTTTTTTTGGAGTGAAAACTTAATTTCCATTTTCTCAAATGACGAGGAAGTCATCGCAATTGGTGGTAAATGGTTACAAATTGTATCATACTCATATTTTATTTATGCATGGTGGATGGCTGCAGGACAAGCTTTCAATGGTGCGGGAGATACAATCACTCCTACAAAAATTAATATCGTTTTCTTTTGGGTCATTCAAATACCTTTAGCCTATCTATTAGGAAAACATTTCGATTTTGGCTCCACAGGTGTATTTTGGTCTATTATGATTTCAGAATCTTCTGTAGGAGTGTTTACTCTTTGGTTATTCACGAAAGGAAATTGGAAACAAACAAAAGTATAG
- a CDS encoding iron chaperone, giving the protein MKSEVTKSIDEYIGRFPKDVQEILQKVRSTIQKEAPNASEKISYAMPTFELNGNLVHFAAYANHIGFYALPSGNLAFQKEISKYKNGKGSIQFPLKEPIPYDLIKKIVKFRVNENLEKYKKKNQKKKTTNLKKPISKTL; this is encoded by the coding sequence ATGAAATCAGAGGTAACAAAATCAATTGATGAATACATAGGAAGATTTCCAAAAGATGTGCAAGAAATTCTTCAAAAGGTTCGAAGTACGATCCAAAAAGAAGCGCCGAATGCATCAGAGAAAATTAGTTATGCGATGCCAACATTCGAACTAAATGGAAACTTGGTGCATTTCGCAGCTTACGCAAATCATATTGGTTTTTATGCGCTTCCTTCTGGAAATCTTGCTTTTCAAAAAGAAATTTCTAAATATAAAAATGGGAAAGGCTCAATTCAATTTCCATTAAAAGAGCCGATTCCCTATGATTTGATCAAAAAAATTGTTAAATTTAGAGTTAACGAAAACTTAGAAAAATATAAGAAAAAAAATCAAAAAAAAAAGACTACAAACTTAAAAAAACCAATCTCGAAAACATTGTAA
- a CDS encoding helix-turn-helix transcriptional regulator → MFATNNMQTDFHSHYAATLAISLEKNITIETELGKEEYRVALVGPNTYHRTVSPGVEMVALLIDPETYEFGSISESISSGEVKRLEIKKFLPLIESLWSLYYGDLNNYEATQLQINLLRTVYPFEELKTSIDPRILKIAKKIRLEVPNRIRMKEIGKDFSISEDRLIRLFKENLGIPLRRYLLWVRILRAVKEIKAGNNLTDAAHAAGFSDSAHFSRTFKENFGFIPSLFFGHLKTADVRFCESDESFH, encoded by the coding sequence ATGTTTGCAACCAACAATATGCAAACTGATTTTCATTCACATTATGCAGCAACATTAGCTATCTCTTTAGAAAAAAATATAACAATCGAAACTGAATTAGGAAAAGAAGAATATCGAGTGGCTTTAGTTGGCCCAAATACGTATCATCGAACTGTGTCGCCTGGAGTAGAAATGGTCGCATTGTTGATAGATCCAGAAACGTATGAATTTGGATCTATTTCTGAATCTATTTCTTCTGGTGAAGTCAAACGATTGGAAATTAAAAAATTTTTGCCATTAATCGAATCGTTATGGTCATTGTATTATGGCGATTTAAATAATTACGAAGCAACACAGCTCCAGATTAATTTACTTCGAACGGTCTATCCATTTGAAGAATTAAAGACTTCAATCGATCCAAGAATTCTAAAAATTGCTAAAAAAATTCGGTTGGAAGTTCCAAATCGAATTCGAATGAAGGAAATAGGAAAAGATTTTTCTATTTCAGAAGATAGATTGATTCGCTTGTTTAAAGAAAATTTAGGAATCCCTCTGCGAAGGTACCTGTTATGGGTTCGTATCTTGCGTGCAGTGAAAGAAATAAAGGCAGGTAACAATCTTACCGATGCAGCCCATGCAGCAGGATTTTCTGATTCGGCCCATTTCTCAAGAACCTTCAAAGAAAATTTTGGATTTATACCCTCTCTTTTTTTTGGTCACCTCAAAACTGCCGACGTTCGATTTTGTGAATCCGATGAAAGTTTTCATTAA
- a CDS encoding M24 family metallopeptidase, whose translation MPLLQEKGLLSKLSSKLSKLSSESIRIPTLEEKNGFLKAQKLAYDCVTTVEKEMLPGWTEKQTAKRMDEFLLDHGVKTFLHRPFAWFGEHARFDGYKRFTQFHPGKKRLVEEESFILDVSPVVDGYIGDIGYSSSLIKNSELDSGMKYLLQLREEIPKYFSSTMTPSEIWWKIDSDAKQSGFDNVHSLYPFAVLGHRVYKVNLPNVSFPLLPVSFASWFSLQGSIKFLSHKVLPELLTPDHQGNKVGLWAVEPHLGKGKTGFKFEEILVVEENNAYWLDDEVPHVKKYQILNGKN comes from the coding sequence ATGCCATTACTGCAAGAAAAAGGCTTATTATCAAAATTATCATCAAAACTTTCAAAACTTAGCTCTGAATCGATTCGAATTCCTACTCTAGAAGAAAAAAACGGATTTTTAAAAGCTCAAAAACTTGCTTATGACTGTGTTACTACCGTTGAGAAGGAAATGTTACCAGGTTGGACAGAAAAACAAACAGCAAAAAGAATGGATGAGTTTCTGCTAGATCACGGAGTAAAAACATTTTTACATCGACCATTTGCTTGGTTTGGTGAACACGCAAGGTTTGACGGATACAAACGATTCACTCAATTTCATCCAGGTAAAAAGCGATTGGTTGAGGAAGAATCTTTTATTTTGGATGTATCACCGGTGGTCGATGGATATATCGGCGATATAGGTTATTCTTCTTCTTTAATCAAAAATTCTGAACTTGACTCCGGGATGAAATACCTATTGCAACTTCGTGAAGAGATCCCAAAATATTTCAGTTCTACAATGACTCCATCAGAGATTTGGTGGAAAATTGATTCCGATGCAAAACAATCTGGTTTCGATAATGTACACTCGTTATATCCTTTTGCTGTTCTTGGACATAGAGTATATAAAGTAAATCTTCCTAATGTTTCTTTTCCTTTGTTGCCAGTGAGTTTTGCAAGTTGGTTTAGCTTGCAAGGGTCTATTAAATTTTTATCTCACAAAGTTTTACCAGAATTATTAACTCCAGACCATCAGGGTAACAAAGTGGGTTTATGGGCAGTGGAGCCACATTTAGGGAAAGGTAAAACGGGATTTAAATTTGAAGAGATTTTAGTCGTAGAAGAAAACAATGCCTATTGGTTAGACGATGAAGTCCCACATGTAAAAAAATACCAAATATTGAACGGAAAGAACTAA